Part of the uncultured Desulfobacter sp. genome, ACTTTCAAATACGCGTCCAATGGGGATAGAAAAGCTAAAGAATCAGACGAGCTTCAGCTGTCAATGGTATAAGGTCGGAACGATCCGCAAACGCAATATTAAACTTCCTGTTAAGTGCCGAAAAGTGCCTTAAACCGTTGCCAAGCTTGTTCAAATATGAAAATACACCGATCGCACCTGTTGAGAACTGGTTGGCTTCTAAACCATATATGGCTCGAAGATCAGGTAAGTCACCAAATATTTCTTCAATATTTGAGCCGAATTTTTTGTAAAAAGCAGGAATGTCCCCATTTTTTATATTATATCCTATACGCTTTCCAGTCATAGCGGCAGCCATGGCAGCGCGGCAAAAACCGATTGCTTTAAATTCTCCGTTGCCCAGGGCGAGTGCCTTGTAGGCTTGGTCTTCGCTGGAAAAACCGCCTGTAATAACCATGGCTGGCAATTTTTTTCCTTGTGCCCTGCGAGTCTTGCAAATAGCAGTGACATTGTTTTCAAGTGTAACCGTAGGGAGGCACCACTCATTCATCATCTTGGAGGGACTGTAACCGGAGCCGCCGCCGGCACCGTCAAAGGTGACCATGTCAACGCCGTTATCAATGGCCATATCGATAACGCGTTCAATATCTGCAATATCATATCCCGCCATTTTGAAGTAAACATTTTTCATGCCCATTTCGCGAAGCTCGGATATGCGTTTTGAAATGCGTTCCTCGGTCCATTGCGGGAGTCTGCCATAGCTGTAAAAATTCGGACAGCAGCCGTTTTTACGTAATTTGAGGATATTTTTATCAAAGGGGTCAGGATGTACTAACATACCGGAGTATTTTTTTTTTACGGCATCCTCATAACCCTTCAGCTTATTTACAGGCTGTGTGCCCTTGGCCGCCTGTCCGAATTTGAATTCCAGGGCCTTAAAACCGTACTTTTGTAAAGCGATTTCCGGAACGCCCATAAGGTGGTCGTCTGAGTTGCATTGCAGCACCATTTGACCACTGCCGCGATAGTACCTGTAAAAGCTGTCGTGTATTCTTGTCAGCATTGGAAAACTTGTAACCTTGCCATTTTCTATTAACAATTCAGGGTCTTTTTGTCTTGCATCCTCACCGACAATACATGTGACGCCGGCCATAGCCGCCCCGCCGAAGTAGTCCTGCCAGTTCAACTTAATCAAAGCGGGCAAAATAAAAGGAAGATCAAGTTTGACTTCGTTATCATGGCCATAGCTTGTCGTGAGATCCACATTAAAAATTTCCGCGTTTTCATAGTCAGCGGGAACGCCGACAGCCCCGAAAACCCTGCCGTTAATGTTAAAGCAGGAAAAATCCAATGGATAGTCTTTTTCAGAAGCAATTTGATTGGAGCCGGTTGTGGCAGGATAAACAGACATTTTACCCAAAACAGCAGCTTGCGCAATTTCACAGGTGCCGGCACAATCCTCAGTACAAAGTGAACACATCCCCGATTGCGGAGAGATGAACGTGCTTCTGTTTTTTGCGTTTGTAAAGCCTGAGCTTAAAACGGGTGAATATGACATGATCTAGTTTCTCCTCTATGCTCTGATATTAATATCAATAATTATGTTCTGACCGACTACACCATAAAATGTGGTCGATAACAAGTTAATATAATCAATAATATATTTTTGTACACACAATAGATTAAGATAATTAAGAGCGGGCTGCCCAAAAAGATTCGCTGTATAAGAATGCTATGGTTTATATAGTTCTGGGAAT contains:
- a CDS encoding glutamate synthase-related protein → MSYSPVLSSGFTNAKNRSTFISPQSGMCSLCTEDCAGTCEIAQAAVLGKMSVYPATTGSNQIASEKDYPLDFSCFNINGRVFGAVGVPADYENAEIFNVDLTTSYGHDNEVKLDLPFILPALIKLNWQDYFGGAAMAGVTCIVGEDARQKDPELLIENGKVTSFPMLTRIHDSFYRYYRGSGQMVLQCNSDDHLMGVPEIALQKYGFKALEFKFGQAAKGTQPVNKLKGYEDAVKKKYSGMLVHPDPFDKNILKLRKNGCCPNFYSYGRLPQWTEERISKRISELREMGMKNVYFKMAGYDIADIERVIDMAIDNGVDMVTFDGAGGGSGYSPSKMMNEWCLPTVTLENNVTAICKTRRAQGKKLPAMVITGGFSSEDQAYKALALGNGEFKAIGFCRAAMAAAMTGKRIGYNIKNGDIPAFYKKFGSNIEEIFGDLPDLRAIYGLEANQFSTGAIGVFSYLNKLGNGLRHFSALNRKFNIAFADRSDLIPLTAEARLIL